A genomic window from Pocillopora verrucosa isolate sample1 chromosome 7, ASM3666991v2, whole genome shotgun sequence includes:
- the LOC136282537 gene encoding uncharacterized protein has product MFGLVILGLVLNASIVGPFVALSIVALTNIYLCYYNLQMRYRDVKEMISEKWQTLDGKHEQDMAIILIFLFLVHCSVFLVTDAKSISAVPSTITVFLSGAIPGLFFKGLTNGKRFTGETRVRMIREIEEAVIDYKENIAVEVFNLSQNDAKFTE; this is encoded by the exons ATGTTTGGTTTGGTGATTTTAGGTCTTGTGTTAAATGCGTCAATCGTGGGCCCATTTGTAGCATTATCTATCGTTGCTTTAACAAACATTTATCTATGTTACTATAATCTGCAAATGCGCTACCGAgatgtaaaggaaatgatttcggagaAGTGGCAGACTCTTGATGGAAAACACGAGCAGGAT ATGGCCATCattttgatatttctatttttggttCACTGCTCTGTATTTCTAGTAACTGATGCGAAGAGCATTTCAGCAGTGCCATCAACGATTACTGTGTTTTTAAGCGGAGCTATTCCTGGGTTATTTTTCAAAGGATTGACTAACGGAAAGCGATTTACAGGTGAGACAAGGGTGAGAATGATTAGAGAAATCGAGGAGGCGGTTATAGACTACAAGGAAAATATCGCGGTAGAGGTGTTTAATCTGTCGCAAAATGATGCTAAATTTACCGAATGA